GAGAAGGAGGTTGGTGGAATGGAAATGGCCCATGAAGGAATGATCTGGAGTTTGGCATGGCATCCCCTTGGACACATTCTCTGTTCAGGCTCAAATGATCACACCAGgtatttcaaagtatttaaagaaaagatctAAGGGAATGTACGGGCATTTAGAAACTGAAAGGGTGCATGACATTGGTGAGCAAAGAATAGATCAGGATAGTTTGGATACACAACCAGTAGGGGAAGCAGAGAGAACTTACTTAAGTGGGAAGGCACTGGTGTGTTTTACATGAAAATGTAGAGTGTTATCTCACTTGTCTTTCACCTAAGGAAGCCTTAAGAAATGAAAGGTTTGGGGATTGTGTGAGTTTTGAAATCTACCAAGAAACTTGTTAAAAAGGAAGTATTGTTTTTTGGCGAAGAAATATTCCAATCTCCAGTGTTTTTCCCTCAGGTCATCTGCTGGTCATGTCCGTCTTTTCAcattacaaatgtattttgagGCATGTAGTTTGTGCTATGAATCTTTTAGGTAGAATATGCTGTAAACATGGAGTATTTTATAAGCAGAGTGATTTTTTGTGTATAGATATGTGCTTTGACAGGGTTAGTTTTATGTGAAGAATGTATGGAAATCAAGTTGTAAGTTCTTGGAACGGGCTGGATATCGGTGATACTGCTGCATTGTACTTGCATCCCTTATGCATTGAAGCATCTTCTGAATTGTAACTATACAGTTCAATATGGTAATTGTTGGGATTATTTTGTTTGAACCTCAGAGCTGATGTTCAGATGCAGTGCTGAACTTGATGAGGAGGAGCTGAACCCTTGTATAATCAAGATACTAAAATTTAAATAAGCAAGCAGTAATTACATTAAAAGTACTTAATATTCTTGACTTTCTACTGAGATCATATGACTTCCTTCTGACAGCAAGTTTTGGACTCGAAATCGGCCTGGAGATAAAATGAGAGATCGTTACAACTTGAATCTGCTGCCTGGAATGTCAGAGGATGGTGTGGAGTATGGTAAGGCCATTTCCATGAGTATGGAGAAAAGAGGGTTTGGGGTTAGGAACAAGCCTAGGGCATTTAGCTGACATTAGAATGCAGCTTCTGGGTAAGGTGATGAAACAGTATAGTATTGGTGACTAGCTAGATAAAGGTATCCTTTTTTACATAAATAATCTTATTCCCCATGTTTTCAGCAAGCACTATTCCAACAATTTGTCTTCTTTTATTCTACAGCTCCAGGAGGTAAGACGTGCTCTGTCAGTCACAGAAAGGAGGTTTGGCTCCCCTCTGGCACTGTCTCCAGAttacttttcttcttggaaacTTCATGTGACTGCAAGACTTTCCTCAGTCCTGAACTACACCAGGAAGACCTTTCAAATTATTCAACTTGACtcaaatctttaaaattttacCCTCCTCCCTCTTAAGAATTCTTCTAATTTTGTGCTGCTCAGGGTTGCCCAGCTCTACAGCATGCGTCAGCAACCTTTTAATTCCCAGGATTGCATCTGTTTATTAATGTTTCTTATTACTTGCCCCTTTGGGTTTGGGAATGacaaaatgcattattttaatctgatttAAGTTTTAAACTACATGCATTTGTTGTAACAAAAATGGGAATGGGTATGAGATGATATTTCCTTTTCGGACCCCCTACGCTAAATATCACTTTTCTTAAAAGTatataatttctgttcttttgggGTGTTTTATGAATCTGAATTGTCAATTCTTTTAATATCTGTAATTCATGTATGAGATCTAAAAACTGACCCAGCAGCTGTGAAATGCATAATGGTGTCGATGGAAAAAGCATGTGAGAATCTGAAAGAATTAAATTATAATGTAAAGCAAAAGTTTTTcaagtataaatatttattgttttcctgtAGATGATTTGGAACCCAACAGCCTAGCAGTTATCCCTGGGATGGGAATACCCGAACAATTGAAAATAGCCATGGAGCAAGAGCAGATGGGTAAGTAGTAGGTATAGGGAGGCATTTTCCTGAGCCATCCAGATACTGTGTAACTCCTCTTTCATTCCTTTCATATAATTGGGCAGCACAGCTGTTGTTTTCTGAGGTTcttaaatgcatattttcagtGTAAAGGAAGAGTTGAGAACCTCGTGGTGTCTTTTGTTAAATAACCTGTAAGGAGAATAACAAGATTACTCTGTAACCTGTATTGCACTGTATGTTTTTCCTGGTGTTAAAGGGAAAGATGAGTCCAATGACATTGAAATGACAATCCCAGGACTGGATTGGGGAATGGAAGAAGTAATGCAAAAGGACCAAAAAAAGGTGCCACAGAAAAAAGTGCCCTATGCAAAACCAATACCAGCACAGTTTCAGCAGGTAAGTACTGATAAACAACAAACACTGGAACCACTTATAATCCCAGCTTCAAAACGTTTGTGGCTCTTGGAGTGTTTGGATTTCCGACATCATCTCTTGTATCAACATCCAGTGCAAAATAATTTACCACATTagttaaattattatttaaggaTAAAATATTTGGTTAAATCCCCTGTATCCTGTATCTGTATGTTAAAAGTTTGTAAGATATGGATGTTTTATTCAACCTAATCTTCAGCTTTTGAATATCCTTAATGTTCAGCATTCCAGCATACCTTTTCCCAGTGCAGTGTTATATTATATTACATGTGTAGCATTCCTTAGTATTAGTATTAATCTTAATCTTAAGTTTACTTATTCTTCGTAGGCATGGATGCAGAATAAAGTTCCTTTGCCTCCCCCACCTGAGCCACTGAATGATAGAAAGGAAGATATtaagctggaagagaaaaagaagacacAGGCAGAGATTGAACAGGAAATGGCAGCACTTCAGTACACAAACCCACAACTCTTGGAGGTATGTATGTAAAGCCAGTTATTCGTTGGAGCTCAGCACCAAAATGTGTAGCTTGCTTTTGTAGTCTCGTTTTCGCTTTTTCTCAAATACGTCTAATTGAATGAGAATTGGATTCAATGCATGATGCTATGATGCCACCAGTAAGGTTTCCACATTTCAGTTAGTTATACCTGTTTATGGATCTCTGTAGTTGTATTTCTGTTAATTAAGAGAAAAGTACTAAATCTTTCCAAACTCCTGAGAACAAGGTGGCTGCTTCTGATTTTTAgttgtttcatgtttttctgtgcttagTTGATTTTCTggttcactttttttctttttttttcggACAGCAATTGAAGATTGAGAGACTTGCACAAAAACAAGCTGAGCAGGTGCAGCCACCACCTCCAGGAGGTTCTCTTCATGGACCCCAGCCTTTTCCAGGGCAAGGCCCAATGTCACAGATGCCTCAAGGATTTCAGCAGCCCCTTCCACCTCAGCAGATGCCAATGAATATGCCTCAAATGGGACCTCCTGGTCCACAAGGACAATTCAGGCCTCCAGGACCCCAAGGACAAATGGGACCTCAGGGTCCTCCATTACATCAAGGAGCTGCAGGTCCTCAAGGGTTCATGGGACCACAAGGACCTCCAGGCCCCCAAGGACCTCCACAAGGAATGCCACGGCCTCAGGATTTACATGGACATCAAGGAATGCAGAGACATCCTGGCCCTCATGGGCCAATGGGGCCTCCAGGTCCACAGGGTAATGCTGGTCCACAAGGCCACTTAGGACCACAGGGCCTACCTGGGTCTCAGACTCATTTAGGACCGCAGGGTCCACCTGGCCCACAAGGTCACTTGGGTCCTCAAGGTCCGCCTGGTGGTCAAGGATTGCAAGGGCCACCTGGTCCCCGAGGAATGCAAGGACCTCTTCCTCATGGCATGCAAGGAGCTCCAGGATCTCAAGGGATGCAGGGTCCTATATCACAAGGGCCGCTGATGGGACTTAATCCAAGAGGGATGCAGGGTCCACCAGGACCCAGAGATAACCAAGGACCTTCTCCACAAGGGATGATGATGGGTCATCCGCAAGAAATGAGAGGCCATATGCAAAGTGGTTTACTAGGACATGGTCCCCAGGAGATGAGGGGCCTACAGGGACCCCCGCCTCAAGGTACAATGTTAGGACCGCCACAAGAATTGCGTGGGCCACCAGGTCCACAAGGCCAGCAGGGACCTCCACAGGGCTCTTTAGTAGGGCCTCAAGGAAACATGCAAGGACCTCAGGGACAGCCGAATCCTTCAAGGGGGCCGCACCCTTCCCAGGGCCCTCTGCCTTTCCAGCAGCAGAAAACGCCTCTGTTGGGTGACGGGCCTCGTCCCCCGTTTAATCAGGTACGTGTCAATCTGTATAACAAGGAGAGTGTTCAGAGTGTAGGAACGGTAATGTCACATGGTACAAATGCTGAGCAGGACCGGAGGGTCTGGAGGTTAAATGGATTTACAAGATACATTTAACAAGATCCGCCTCAAGAGAACCTAAATGATGATGAAAAAAGTTACGGAGCTTGGAAACAGCAGAGGTAACGGGAGAAAAGGGATTACTAGAAATACTGATAGAGAAATCAGTATCTATTAGGCAAAATGTAACTGTAAGAGAAACTCCAGATTTTTTAGTTAAAGGACGCTGAATTGCCTTAATTGTGGTATTTCCTAGGGATGTAGGTAAGCACTAACAAAGGTTGAATTTAAGCAAACTGAACATAAGAAATGTGTTAATTAAATTACTGTTGACTCTGAGTTGTCCCAGAGTAGTTTATACAAACTATGGGATGAATTTGCTATAGATGCTGACACACCTGGAATCAGCGTAGGTCTGGTTGAGCTTTCCAGGTCAAACTAAATGCACAGGAGCACAACTATCCTGCTCCCTACACCGGTGCAGAAATTGTTTCACCACCTTTATACCTTCTGGGCCACGAGTTAAGAGATCGGCTTTGCGTGCCTGAGCTTGTTACTGCACCACGTGCTGCAGAATGCAAGGAGGGGGCGCAGGTATCAGGCAGGGCTGGGTAGGACCAGCCCGGGGCTGGTGGGGTGGGCGCTGGGCTGGCAATCAGGTGGCCCTGTGCGGTGCTGCCACAGCACTCAGCTCCAGCAGGGTTCAGCGGCTCCGCAGTATGGCTGCACTCAGCTCACCTGGCATACTGGAGAGTGTTGTTTGTAAAGGCACTGATGATTAAATTTTCAGGGATTAAGTCTGGTTCAGCACCATCCCGTCAGGTGCAACCTGCTCTGCCCTCTTCAGCACCGTTATTACGGGGTTATTCCATCTTGTAATCACCACAGATACGGAGAGCTTACTGTACTTAACTACTCCTTACGAGTTCCCTGTTATCATGGCACTGGTTTTGTACTTAAAACTTCTTGTTTATCTTCAGCTTTAAGGTGAATTTTGAAGGGGATGTTTGGGAAACAAATCTAGTTATACAACTTTaagaaatgtggatttttttttttttaaataaaataaaattaactcttAGACTTGTCCTGAACAGTTCCTAGCTAAAGCTTTGGGCAGATATGGATATACTTCTTCATGTGGAGTCCAGCACCAATCGCAATAATGTGTGATGACATTGAAATGAACTTTGTCAGTGGCTGGACTTCAGATGGACCAGAGTAGTCTACAAATTGTGTATTcgtttgaatattttttcttacgTATCAGCAATAACTTCCTGCAGACATCCGTAAATGTGTCACTGTTACTCAGGTTTCAGAAACATCCAAGTTAAGAGAACAGGAATTGGTTCCACAAGTATTACTCATCTAATGCATACTAGTAGTTGTGGTTTTTGCTGTTACCCTCAGGAGACTAATTTCTCTATCTAAAAATCCTTACTGAGCATGTGTGTGTTTACATACCTGTGTTGGGCTGTCCTTGTCTGACCCTGCTGTTAACACTCAGGTCAGAATTCAGGAAGTTACTTGTGACAGGTGAACagttattttcaataaatactGCTCTCTGAAAGTCTTACAAatactaaaaaaacaaaaaaaaaagaaaattttgaccattttttccttccttctttagCTTTAGGAGGCTAATGTCTTtagaaaatgaacagattttaaaattcataacaTTCCTGTCAGGTTTTGGTCTTGTTTGCTTCTgtgtaatataaatataatggTAGTTCCCTACCTTGGAAATCTTTAACAGTaagctttgtccttttttttggtcctaaatttgatatttctcttctgtaaatTTGTACAAATTACTGACCTTCCTTTTCAATAGCAGGAGAGTAGgaatatttatttgcttcatCAAGGGCTTGTGAAATTAATACTGCATATTTGTAAAGGTTAATCTCTGTACAAGATAGCAGTGTTACCTGCAGAGGTTTACTGCAGTTGTGTGGGCGAGATGCACATCTCTTCCTGAATGTGGGATCTGCTACTTCCTGCAAATACGTAACGGAACAGAAAACTGGTGGAGAAGGAAATTGCCTGAGATGTGGTTTGGCAAATTGTATTCTGGAGATAGGCACGTTGGTACTGAAATGCAGACGGGTAAATACAGAGTGTTCCCAGCTTAGCAGAAGTACTTTGGAGCCTGTTTTTGCTATTGCTAATTCAGAATAGTTGATTGTCCAATATCTAATCCTTCTGGTTAGATGTGCATCTCACTTGCTGGTTGGGTGAGTCTCGTCCACACAGTGGCAAACTTTCGGAACTTGTGTTTTagttgaaatgcattttttttctttgggtcAATACAAAACATTCTTTCCCCCTTGGGCGCATACGTTTAACTACTACAGATGAAGTGGCTGTGCTCTTTGCACGTAGAGGCCAGACAAGCCGGTAAGGTGGAACAGTTTCCTTTGCTGCCCCGGCTTACCTGAGCTGCGCAGAACCTCAGCacgccccggggagccccgagCTGGCCGTGCGGCAGCGGGAGGCAGCTCAAACACGGCCGCCTCCAGGTGCCGGGCACGCGGGGCCGGTGGCAGCTCTGGGTGCAATCCGTCCTTCCGAGCTGTGCAAGTTAGTTTTCCGTAACGATTTTGGGACccataatgtattttaaaatgaaaggcaTGTAAAAATGCATTGTTACGGTTCTGTCTATCTTGTCAAAGCAGAGTTTGTTTGGAATAGAGGGTTTTGGCAAACACTAGTGAACTTCATGTAGTGCCTACTAAGAACTGACAATTTGGTTAAACTACAGTGACATGTTTAAGAAGTTCAAGAGTTTATTGTTAGTTAACATATGTTAAATACATCAGAAATCATAAAACTCCAGCAAGGTTTTGGTCAGGATTGGCAGAAGCACTGTGACAGCTGGATCTTTCCTAGACAggcattttatttgttctggACTCAGGTCGTCATTCATTCCCTAGGGAAGTTGTGTGCTTTCTTCTTTAATAGACATTggaaacaacccccccccccccccccccccccccaaaatgcatTACAAAAATACTCAATGCAAAGGTGATGTTTGTAGTAcatgtttttgtgctttttgccACCTATATTGCAGTTCAATCTAAAAGTCTAAGAATATAAAAACAGTGTATAAAAACGGCATTTCAAGATATGATAGGAAAAATGCTCAAATGAACTTACTGCTACTCTGCAGCACgcacaccccccacccccaaatagCAGGATTTCACAAAAGTAGGTTCAGACCATGAAAATCATTTAACTTAGATTCATGGAGAGCTGAATCAGTACAATTACAACAAGGAAGTGTAGTTTTCAGTGTATTTGCAAACTGCCTGCATCTGGAAGGTTTTTACCAGCCAAAATGAAGGCCAAGTCTAAATCTCTCACTTGaaacattttaggaaaaaaacctATGTGTTTAGGGTTCTCTTGTATGTGATTTAGGGGGGATTTTTTATAAACATAAAAGGTTTTATGTACCAATCATGCAAATTTCAACTGTCTTGTTCAGtgatacatttttattgttgGATAATGTTGCTAGGCAGTAAGTTGTATACATGCCCCTTTCTAGTTTCAGTCAAATACAGTCCCCAGATGTCGACTTTTTATCTGGCCTTTCCTGCTGAAAGGCAGAATGAGACAGTTCAACCATGTTGTTTCCCAGCCATGTTTTGTAATTTGGTACCTGCAGAGAAATCTTTCAGGGGTCCCATAATAGTGGTGGAATTTAAAGAACATTACCTtatcctttaaaacaaacaaacaaagaagataaaaataaccAAAGGCTTTACATCTACTTTAGTTTTTCTTTGGGATGCTGAAACTTCCACAAACCTCTGCTTACTGTGTTTCTGCCTGAGAATAGCAGGTGactgcagcttctgcttttaGACCTGTCATTGGTTAATAACCCATTAACAACTTGTCTCGTTGTGCTTAGCCAAGCATCCTAAGGGttttaatacttttcttttggttttaactttagaatcaggaaaaacaaaattgaacagcatgttaaaaattaaactcaCGTATTTCCATGTTAAGCATTTACACAAGTTTATAGCAGAGATTCTCTGATACCACCAGCAGTAGTTGGTGGTTGTTCCCCCACCCCAACATTgttaatattcttatttttttattgtttcatgtttttttgttcatttccaaAGCAAGCTTTTGGTCCATGTAGCTCTTTAACAGCATAAAAATCAGTActtgtatttttcaaacaaatataCACAGTTCCCTTGTCTTTTCTAACAGGCAAATAAAACGTGAGCTTTTATCATCTTTGGTTGTCATGGATAGAAAGTTAGTCTTTGAAATGCTaaattttctataaaattatGTATGCTGCTcagacagggaaggaaaagaaaagcgtTAGTGATGTGAGCCTCTGAAAAATGAGGCTGAAACCACTGGAAAATCAGCTGTTCCTATTGTAAGAAGATGTGGTCTTTGTTTAAGCAAATAAATTTGGCCTACCCCCTTAGAAAAtgcttaaaagcaaaaatgctcATGCATGCTAATTCATATGGCTTCTCTTGTTATATGCTAATAGGACGGACAGAACCCAGGTCCTCCACCACTGATACCAGGactggggcagcagggaggacaAGGTCGTCTTGGCCCTCACAACCAAGGACCTGGTCTTAATAAAGGTAATTAAATACATTGTCTGTTCTTCTGTGAGTAATTCTCCAAAAGGAAGCTGTTGAAGTGCAGTGCCTCTAGGTAGAAAAGGTTACAGCAGAACAAAGGGCCTTTGCTGAGAGGGAAGCTTCCATAGGCTTGGGCTGGAATACAGAGGAAaagtttttccccaaaaattGTTTAATGTGAAATGTGTGGTGTATGCTTTCTAGAACTGTACAAACTAGAGCATCCTAGAgcatttttagaaaacattacagaaatCTGCTATGATTTTTTCCCTCAAGGTGAATCCCGTGGTCCACCAAACCATCACATGGGCCCTCTCTCAGATAGAAGGCACGACCAGAACAGTGGTGGTCCTGATCATGGGCCTGAGAGAGGGTTGTTTCGAGGTGGCCAGGAGTGGGGTGATGGTAGAGACAGCAGGGGCATGCCAGATAGACGAGGACCTCACCCAGATTTCCATGATGACTTTGATCGACCAGATGACTTCCGTGACGACTTCCATCCAGATAAGAGATTTGGCCATCGATTACGGGAATTTGAGGGGAGAGGAGGCCCACCATTGCAAGATGAGAAATGGAGACGAGGTGGACCTGGGCCTCCCTTTCCTCCTGATCACAGGGAATTTGAAGGAGGGGGTTCAAACCGTGGCCCTCCTGGTgcttgggaaggaaggagaccTTCAGATGATAGATATCCACGGGATCCTGAGGATGCACGGTTCCGAGGAAGACGAGATGAGAGGTAAGGATACATCAACTCATTGCTTTTGGGTAAGGGGTGAATGGAGGGAATTCTTTTTTCCTGGTTTCCTTGTCATTAAGGAGTCTATCTGTTTCAGATTTATAAACTGGAAACCaataaggaaatgaaaactCTAATATACCTGAGTTATAGAGTCCATAAAATCATTCAGTAAtagaagaaaacttgaaaaatggTCATTGTACACAGCAGCTTCCGTGTCTGTAAACAGTAAGtaaagagaagggaggaaatTTGTAGAGAAGATCCAGTGACACAGGATGAAGATTTGAGATCGTTTTGATGAAAATTGAGAGGAAACTTGAAGGTTAAAGTGACAGACTTTTGAACACTAGAAGTGGAATTTGAGACTTGTCTCCAGTCACAAACCACAGGATGACTGTGGAGACTGTAGAATGAGATGTAATATACTTGTAAGGAGCAGAAACAGTGATCCTACTATCAAATATAAGGGGCAGAGCTACAGCATCTGTTGGACTGTTGAGActattttctcatgtttttgcttgtaggtattttatttctctttctgactGATTTCTTAACGCCAAACGAAGAACTCAAAAATAATCTAGTTTATAGCAATGTCCATGTCATTGCTCGCAGTTTCCAAATAAATCACAAAGGGATGACTTTGCTTCTAGTTATTACTGTAAATATGGAGGAATTACTCAGCTGGCAAGATTACCTGTCATTGAAATTGCTCCAGATTTATGCTAGCTTAACGGAGTTAAATTTGGCCTCCCAGGTCTAAGCCTCTCACTGACCACCAACTCCACATGTATAAAAATGTGTACTTGTACGAATATATTGTGGTCTCCACATAATGTGAATTTCGTGTGTTTTAGTTGcctttttaatcattttcttaCATTCCTTTTACTTTGCATCTATACAGCTCTTCTTTTAGCTATTTTCTACCTAGCTCTGTAAAGACCTACCTTCCTTTTGTGTGAAGagtatgaaaagaaatgaacagtaactaaaagaaggtaacaattaaagccatttaaaaaacaaaagtaaaaatagagAGAATCCAAGCTGAATGGTCTGCATTATATAATTCTAAAAGACATAGCAGACAACATTTTTAGAAGCTCAGTAGAGACTTTTGGATCTTATATTGGAAATGTGTAGGGTCtgggaagtatttttttattatcctgattttaaaaaggtttCAGGAAGAGAGTCCAGGAATGTTTTGACCTGTGAATCTGACTTCTGAACTAACAAGAGTCTGTTTGTCACAGTGCAAGTGTTTGTACAGACCATTTAGTTAAAGAGAGTCAGCACAGGGCTGTAAAAGGCTTATTGTGCTTACAAGCTTAATGAATTCATCTGAGTGAAGCTGAATTAGATGCCATTTACT
This sequence is a window from Anser cygnoides isolate HZ-2024a breed goose chromosome 9, Taihu_goose_T2T_genome, whole genome shotgun sequence. Protein-coding genes within it:
- the WDR33 gene encoding pre-mRNA 3' end processing protein WDR33 isoform X6, with the protein product MSKETCKSSRNKIAMATEIGSPPRFFHMPRFQHQAPRQLFYKRPDFAQQQAMQQLTFDGKRMRKAVNRKTIDYNPSVIKYLENRVWQRDQRDMRAIQPDAGYYNDLVPPIGMLNNPMNAVTTKFVRTSTNKVKCPVFVVRWTPEGRRLVTGASSGEFTLWNGLTFNFETILQAHDSPVRAMTWSHNDMWMLTADHGGYVKYWQSNMNNVKMFQAHKEAIREASFSPTDNKFATCSDDGTVRIWDFLRCHEERILRGHGADVKCVDWHPTKGLVVSGSKDSQQPIKFWDPKTGQSLATLHAHKNTVMEVKLNLNGNWLLTASRDHLCKLFDIRNLKEELQVFRGHKKEATAVAWHPVHEGLFASGGSDGSLLFWHVGVEKEVGGMEMAHEGMIWSLAWHPLGHILCSGSNDHTSKFWTRNRPGDKMRDRYNLNLLPGMSEDGVEYAPGDDLEPNSLAVIPGMGIPEQLKIAMEQEQMGKDESNDIEMTIPGLDWGMEEVMQKDQKKVPQKKVPYAKPIPAQFQQAWMQNKVPLPPPPEPLNDRKEDIKLEEKKKTQAEIEQEMAALQYTNPQLLEQLKIERLAQKQAEQVQPPPPGGSLHGPQPFPGQGPMSQMPQGFQQPLPPQQMPMNMPQMGPPGPQGQFRPPGPQGQMGPQGPPLHQGAAGPQGFMGPQGPPGPQGPPQGMPRPQDLHGHQGMQRHPGPHGPMGPPGPQGNAGPQGHLGPQGLPGSQTHLGPQGPPGPQGHLGPQGPPGGQGLQGPPGPRGMQGPLPHGMQGAPGSQGMQGPISQGPLMGLNPRGMQGPPGPRDNQGPSPQGMMMGHPQEMRGHMQSGLLGHGPQEMRGLQGPPPQGTMLGPPQELRGPPGPQGQQGPPQGSLVGPQGNMQGPQGQPNPSRGPHPSQGPLPFQQQKTPLLGDGPRPPFNQDGQNPGPPPLIPGLGQQGGQGRLGPHNQGPGLNKGESRGPPNHHMGPLSDRRHDQNSGGPDHGPERGLFRGGQEWGDGRDSRGMPDRRGPHPDFHDDFDRPDDFRDDFHPDKRFGHRLREFEGRGGPPLQDEKWRRGGPGPPFPPDHREFEGGGSNRGPPGAWEGRRPSDDRYPRDPEDARFRGRRDESFRRGGPSRHEGRGPRGRDGFPGPEDFGPDDTFDSPDENSRGRDHGVRGRGRGALRGGRKGLLPTPDEFPRFEGGRKPESWDGNREPGPRPDHPPHDGHSPANRERSSSLQGMDMASLPPRKRPWHDGPGTSDHREMDAPGGPPEERGKGRGNSGPSQRVPKSGRSNSLDGDHHDGFHRDEAFGGGPAGGNNPSRGGRSGSNWGRGNNMNSGQSRRGASRGGGRGR